The following coding sequences lie in one Arachis hypogaea cultivar Tifrunner chromosome 9, arahy.Tifrunner.gnm2.J5K5, whole genome shotgun sequence genomic window:
- the LOC112709810 gene encoding molybdate transporter 2: MAHSINEETETTTAIPLLRRNWWWFQVPSTIKLKTSLSSELSGAVGDLGTYIPIVLALSLVNSLDLTTTLVFTALYNIATGLLFGLPMPVQPMKSIAAVAISESPPLSIPQISAAGLSVAAVLLFLGATGLMSFLYRYLPLPVVRGVQLSQGLSFAMSAIKYIRYQQDLATQTSGAARSWLALDGLLVALAATLFLILTTGAGVDEHRAAESTQREESDETDSPNKTSHSRIHRRIRFLSNIPSALLVFLFGLVICFISDPSIFGDLKFGPSKIALIKITWDDLKIGFFRAAIPQIPLSVLNSVIAVCKLSGDLFPGKGEASVMKVSVSVGLMNFVGCWFGAMPCCHGAGGLAGQYRFGGRSGASVVFLGLAKLILALVFGNSFGRILGQFPIGILGVLLLFAGIELAMASRDMNSKEESFVMFVCAAVSLTGNSAALGFIVGIVLYLLLKFRELDCGACFGFSTSTTRKVKDEEASLIGN, encoded by the coding sequence ATGGCACACTCCATCAATGAAGAAACTGAAACCACCACGGCCATCCCACTCCTCCGCCGCAATTGGTGGTGGTTCCAAGTCCCCTCCACCATCAAGCTCAAAACAAGCCTCTCCTCAGAGCTCTCCGGCGCCGTCGGAGATCTCGGAACCTACATCCCCATCGTACTAGCACTTTCACTAGTCAACAGTCTTGACCTCACCACCACCCTCGTCTTCACCGCTCTCTACAACATCGCCACTGGCCTTCTCTTCGGCCTCCCTATGCCCGTCCAGCCTATGAAGTCCATCGCCGCCGTCGCCATCTCCGAATCCCCTCCTCTCTCCATCCCTCAGATCTCCGCCGCCGGACTCTCCGTCGCCGCCGTCCTCCTCTTCCTTGGCGCCACCGGCCTCATGTCCTTCCTCTACCGCTACCTCCCTCTACCCGTCGTTCGCGGCGTCCAGCTCTCCCAAGGACTCTCCTTCGCCATGTCCGCCATCAAGTACATCCGCTACCAGCAGGACCTCGCCACGCAAACTTCAGGCGCAGCGAGGTCCTGGCTTGCTCTCGACGGCCTTCTGGTCGCACTCGCCGCCACGCTATTTTTAATTCTAACAACAGGTGCCGGCGTGGACGAACATCGCGCCGCCGAGAGCACGCAAAGAGAAGAGTCGGATGAAACCGACTCTCCCAATAAAACATCGCATTCAAGAATCCATAGGAGAATCAGATTCCTATCAAACATTCCCTCCGCTTTGTTAGTATTCTTGTTTGGCCTTGTTATTTGTTTCATTTCTGACCCTTCAATCTTCGGCGATCTGAAATTTGGACCGTCGAAGATCGCCTTGATCAAGATCACGTGGGATGATCTCAAGATTGGATTCTTTCGGGCAGCAATCCCGCAAATTCCGTTATCCGTTTTGAATTCCGTTATTGCGGTTTGTAAGTTGTCTGGGGATTTGTTCCCTGGAAAGGGAGAAGCTTCGGTTATGAAAGTTTCGGTTAGTGTTGGTTTGATGAACTTTGTTGGGTGTTGGTTCGGAGCCATGCCATGTTGCCACGGAGCTGGTGGTTTGGCTGGGCAATACAGGTTCGGAGGTAGGAGTGGAGCTTCGGTGGTTTTTCTGGGGTTGGCAAAATTGATTCTTGCTTTGGTTTTTGGGAACTCGTTTGGGAGAATCTTGGGACAGTTTCCGATTGGGATTCTTGGGGTTTTGTTGCTTTTTGCTGGGATTGAATTGGCTATGGCTTCTAGAGATATGAACAGTAAAGAAGAGTCTTTTGTTATGTTTGTTTGTGCTGCGGTTTCTCTTACTGGGAATAGTGCTGCTTTAGGGTTCATTGTTGGGATTGTGCTTTATTTGTTACTTAAATTCAGGGAACTTGATTGTGGTGCTTGTTTTGGGTTTAGTACTAGTACTACTAGGAAGGTTAAGGATGAGGAAGCTAGTTTAATTGGTAATTAA
- the LOC112709811 gene encoding uncharacterized protein produces MGFPFSAIVVAFWCVCCHLFFIGVANSYFPEDAYNFERNSHPTYSYDRISEVQKQCASVLSASSELRSDYSAVTGMKGELSFVNGDWMQSEGKFPIMPFDAGKSPGSLAGDRSPLKLVSFWVTDVDHAHRLKKSVPINGFMMMGITRDGSFLDSNYGGNPEFLLWPNHSQLSVSFQGVYTESRRNGGERVLCLLGSTMLPTREADPSNPWSWMKNHGDIPLSEDDQILLVLRYPMTFTLTNRIINGELRSVNPLSNPKYFDPVRISSQLGKSAKYKFATPHVLSKACSPYPYKDNTTTDGIGVYQGERFCEILEEITREQPLNVVPNWRCNGTDDFCSKLGPFLSDKAIKTTDGGFQDVKLYMQLVICEQPTTNQNAGSARVSAVLRAVSPSENLYTAAKRSGPNNMSLAAEGIWKSSSGQLCMVGCLGLINAKESSCNTRICIYLPTTFSIKQRSIILGTMSPINNANAFFPLSFEKFVLPSELWNYFKFTHPNYSYSKINLAGTVLERNEPFSFTTSVKKSLLTFPKLEDNEAFQDSLSLLSEDLSFHVSGYPDPMPNIQAPRVDIQIEILSVGPLFGRYWYARNGSTWEQETPYHVKDVYTEKQLLINVSAQLILTGKAYSNFSVVSLEGLYDPHVGKMYLIGCRDVRASWKVLYQSYDLESGLDCLIEVVISYPPIKARWLANPTAKISIESQRTDDDALRFDSIKLQTFPIIYRKQREDVLSRRGVEGILRILTLTLAVTCILSQLFYIKDNVDSLPYVSLVVLGIQALGYSIPLITGAEALFKRMASESYDVSASGELESSEWLHVIDYTVKLLLIVSLLLTLRLCQKVWKSRIRLQTRASHEPLGLPSDKFVLLCTFVMHLIGYVIVLVVHGAKAGQKPLRAKTYSVDGENSHLLPDWLRELEEYCGLVEDFFLFPQITGNLIWQIHCKPLRKLYYIGITLVRILPHVYDYIRAPAPTPYLSEDSEFVNPSLEFYSKFGDIAIPVTAIILAIVLYIQQRWGYEKLSRTLTIGRHRLLPSFRYERLSSRSPETELVPGTNGCAANEKEQSDVE; encoded by the coding sequence ATGGGGTTTCCATTTTCAGCTATTGTTGTTGCTTTTTGGTGTGTTTGTTGTCACCTGTTCTTCATTGGTGTTGCAAACTCATACTTCCCTGAGGATGCTTATAATTTTGAGAGGAATTCGCATCCAACATATAGTTATGATCGAATCAGTGAAGTTCAGAAACAATGTGCTTCTGTGTTATCTGCATCATCTGAATTGAGATCTGATTATAGTGCTGTGACTGGTATGAAAGGAGAGCTTTCATTTGTCAATGGGGATTGGATGCAGAGTGAGGGTAAGTTTCCAATAATGCCTTTTGATGCCGGGAAATCTCCGGGGTCCTTGGCCGGAGACCGTAGTCCTTTGAAGTTGGTATCTTTCTGGGTGACTGATGTTGATCATGCCCACCGGTTGAAGAAATCGGTTCCTATTAATGGATTTATGATGATGGGAATTACTCGAGATGGTAGCTTTCTGGATAGTAATTATGGTGGGAATCCTGAATTCCTGTTATGGCCAAACCATTCTCAGCTCTCAGTTTCCTTTCAAGGTGTTTACACCGAATCAAGGAGGAATGGTGGGGAAAGAGTGTTGTGTTTGTTAGGGAGTACAATGCTTCCGACTCGAGAGGCCGATCCTTCTAATCCTTGGTCATGGATGAAGAATCATGGTGATATTCCTCTGTCAGAAGATGATCAAATTCTTCTAGTTCTTCGATATCCCATGACATTCACATTAACAAACAGGATCATCAATGGAGAGTTAAGAAGTGTGAACCCCTTATCAAATCCTAAATATTTTGATCCGGTTCGCATATCATCACAATTGGGAAAGTCAGCGAAATACAAATTTGCCACCCCACATGTCCTGTCCAAGGCATGCAGTCCATACCCTTATAAAGATAACACAACAACCGATGGCATTGGTGTTTATCAAGGGGAAAGATTCTGTGAAATCCTTGAAGAAATTACCAGAGAGCAGCCTCTAAATGTCGTGCCGAACTGGAGATGCAATGGCACTGATGATTTCTGCAGTAAGTTAGGTCCCTTTTTGTCTGATAAGGCAATCAAAACAACAGATGGAGGGTTTCAAGATGTTAAACTTTATATGCAGCTTGTTATCTGTGAGCAACCAACTACTAATCAAAATGCCGGCTCTGCTAGAGTATCTGCAGTTTTAAGAGCAGTTTCTCCATCAGAAAATTTATATACCGCCGCAAAGAGATCTGGTCCGAACAACATGTCTCTTGCCGCTGAAGGGATCTGGAAGTCCTCTAGTGGACAGCTTTGCATGGTTGGATGCCTCGGATTAATCAATGCCAAAGAGAGTAGCTGTAACACTCGGATCTGTATCTATCTCCCTACCACTTTTTCGATAAAGCAGCGCAGTATTATCTTGGGGACTATGTCTCCCATTAACAATGCTAATGCCTTCTTTCCTCTGTCTTTTGAGAAGTTTGTGCTACCTTCGGAGCTCTGGAATTATTTCAAATTCACTCATCCAAATTACAGTTACTCTAAGATTAACTTGGCTGGCACCGTCTTGGAAAGAAACGAGCCCTTCAGTTTTACAACTTCAGTCAAGAAATCGTTGCTGACATTCCCCAAACTGGAAGATAATGAGGCATTCCAAGATAGTCTGTCACTTCTTTCAGAAGATCTCAGTTTTCATGTCTCCGGTTATCCTGATCCTATGCCTAATATCCAGGCCCCAAGGGTTGACATTCAGATAGAAATTCTATCTGTTGGTCCTTTGTTTGGCCGGTATTGGTATGCCCGAAATGGTTCAACTTGGGAACAAGAAACACCTTATCATGTCAAGGATGTATATACAGAAAAGCAGCTTCTTATAAATGTATCTGCACAACTCATTCTTACTGGAAAAGCTTATAGTAATTTTTCAGTGGTATCTTTGGAGGGTCTTTATGATCCACATGTCGGAAAGATGTATCTAATTGGTTGTAGAGATGTGCGAGCATCGTGGAAGGTCTTATATCAGAGTTATGACCTTGAGTCTGGGCTGGACTGTTTGATCGAGGTGGTCATATCTTATCCTCCGATAAAAGCTCGGTGGCTGGCCAATCCCACAGCTAAAATTTCTATAGAAAGTCAAAGAACCGACGATGATGCCCTTCGCTTTGATTCAATAAAACTTCAAACATTTCCAATCATATACAGGAAGCAGCGTGAGGATGTCCTCTCACGCAGAGGTGTCGAAGGGATTCTTCGCATCTTGACGCTTACACTAGCTGTTACTTGCATTTTAAGCCAACTGTTTTATATAAAAGATAATGTGGATTCGCTTCCGTATGTATCTCTTGTTGTGCTAGGTATTCAAGCTCTTGGATATAGCATTCCATTGATAACAGGTGCTGAAGCTCTTTTCAAGAGAATGGCTTCGGAATCCTATGATGTGTCAGCATCAGGTGAACTTGAGAGCAGTGAATGGCTTCATGTCATTGACTACACTGTGAAACTGCTCTTGATTGTATCCTTGCTACTAACTCTTCGGCTTTGTCAGAAGGTGTGGAAGTCTCGCATCAGATTGCAAACTCGCGCCTCTCACGAACCACTTGGTCTCCCAAGTGATAAATTTGTATTACTCTGTACCTTTGTCATGCATCTGATTGGATATGTCATTGTTCTAGTAGTTCATGGCGCGAAGGCCGGCCAGAAGCCTCTTAGAGCAAAGACATATTCGGTGGATGGCGAAAATTCTCATTTGCTTCCAGATTGGTTAAGAGAGTTGGAAGAATACTGTGGTCTTGTTGAAGATTTTTTCTTGTTTCCACAAATTACTGGGAACTTGATCTGGCAGATTCATTGTAAACCACTCAGAAAACTGTACTATATTGGAATAACTTTGGTCAGAATTCTTCCTCATGTGTATGATTACATCCGAGCACCGGCTCCAACTCCTTACCTTTCCGAGGACTCGGAATTTGTCAATCCAAGCTTGGAATTCTACTCAAAGTTTGGTGACATTGCCATTCCAGTGACTGCTATTATTCTTGCAATTGTACTCTACATTCAACAAAGATGGGGCTACGAGAAGCTAAGCCGGACTTTGACAATCGGCCGGCATAGACTTCTCCCGAGTTTCAGATATGAGAGGTTGTCTTCTAGGTCTCCTGAAACCGAACTGGTTCCGGGTACCAACGGTTGTGCTGCAAATGAGAAAGaacaatctgatgtagaatga
- the LOC112709812 gene encoding pleiotropic drug resistance protein 1 produces MEGSDIYRASNTLRTRSSTLWRNRTAKEVFSNEREEEEDDEEALKWASLEKLPTYNRLRKGLLTTSRGVANEIDITELGFQDRQKLLDRLIKVAEEDNENFLLKLRERIDRVGIDIPTIEVRFEHLNVEAEAYVGSRAMPTFINFATNLVESVLTFFHILPSKKKQLTILKDVSGIIKPRRMTLLLGPPSSGKTTLLLALSGKLDPSLKVSGKVSYNGHEMNEFVPQRTAAYISQHDVHIGEMTVRETLTFSARCQGVGSRYDLLSELSRREKEAKIKPDVDIDVYMKATATGGQEASLVTDYVLKILGLDICADTIVGNEMLRGISGGQRKRVTTGEMLVGPTNALFMDEISTGLDSSTTFQIVNSLKQYVHILNGTALISLLQPAPETYELFDDIVLISDGEIVYQGPREHVLDFFEYVGFKCPERKAVADFLQEVTSKKDQEQYWARKDQPYRFITVTEFVEAFQSFHVGRRMGDELATPFDKSLNHPAALTTNKYGISKKELLKANFSREYLLMKRNSFVYIFKLFQLTLIAIIEMTLFLRTKMHRESVIDGMVYSGALFFSVVMVMFNGMAEISMTIAKLPVYYKQRDHLFYPSWAYAIPNWILKIPISLLEVADWIILTYYVIGYDPNIWRFLKQYLVLFLASQMASSLFRAIAAIGRNLIVANTFGSFALLAVFVLGGFVLSRKDINDGWIWGFWISPMMYAQNAIVVNEFLGNSWNKFTPNSNKTLGVQSLEARGFFTKAYWYWIGVGALIGFAFIFNIVYTLALTYLNSFEKQQATIIDEPEGKTSNGIAQEVQLPRIESSTRVSASSKSSNNGKKKGMVLPFEPHSITFDQVVYSVDMPQEMKNQGVVEDRLVLLKGVSGAFRPGVLTALMGVSGAGKTTLMDVLAGRKTGGYIDGSIKISGYPKKQETFARISGYCEQTDIHSPHVTVYESLLYSAWLRLPIEVDSDTRKMFIEEVMELVELNLLRNSLVGLAGVNGLSTEQRKRLTIAVELVANPSIIFMDEPTSGLDARAAAIVMRTVRNTVDTGRTVVCTIHQPSIDIFEAFDELFLLKRGGQEIYAGPLGRHSSQLIKYFESIDGVSKIKDGYNPATWMLEVTTPAQELNLGVDFHERYRNSDLYRRNKNLIAELGNPAPASKDLYFQTQYSQPFLVQCLACLWKQHWSYWRNPPYTAVRFFTTMFISLIFGTIFWNLGDKYSSSQDLSNAMGSMYVAVLFIGIQNSASVQPVVAIERTVFYRERAAGMYSALPYAIAQVMIELPYIFAQAITYGVIVYAMIGFEWNVKKFFWYLFFMYFTFCYFTFYGMMAVAATPNHHIGSIVAAAFYGIWNIFSGFVIPHTRMPVWWKWYYWVCPVSWTLYGLVASQFGDITHVMESEHVSVQDFIRSYYGFKHDFIGVCAIMVSGFAVLFALIFSVAIKLFNFQKR; encoded by the exons ATGGAAGGAAGTGATATATACAGAGCAAGCAATACTTTAAGAACAAGAAGTTCAACACTTTGGAGAAACAGAACAGCCAAAGAGGTTTTCtcaaatgaaagagaagaagaagaagatgatgaagaagctCTTAAATGGGCTTCACTTGAGAAGTTACCAACATATAATCGTTTGAGAAAAGGGTTATTAACCACATCTAGAGGTGTGGCTAATGAGATTGACATCACTGAGCTTGGGTTCCAAGATAGGCAGAAGCTTCTAGATAGATTGATCAAGGTTGCTGAAGAGGATAATGAGAACTTCTTGTTGAAGCTCCGAGAAAGGATTGATAG agttGGAATTGACATTCCAACAATTGAAGTTCGATTTGAGCACCTAAATGTTGAGGCTGAAGCTTATGTGGGGAGTAGAGCAATGCCTACTTTCATAAACTTTGCTACTAATCTAGTTGAG AGTGTTTTGACTTTTTTCCACATTCTCCCAAGCAAAAAGAAACAATTGACTATCCTCAAAGATGTTAGTGGAATAATTAAACCTCGTAGGATGACATTACTTCTTGGTCCTCCAAGTTCTGGAAAAACCACTCTACTTCTAGCTTTATCAGGAAAACTTGATCCAAGTCTCAAG GTATCTGGAAAAGTGAGTTATAATGGACATGAAATGAATGAGTTTGTACCTCAAAGAACTGCTGCATATATTAGTCAACATGATGTTCATATTGGAGAAATGACTGTTAGAGAAACGTTGACTTTTTCAGCAAGGTGCCAAGGAGTTGGATCACGTTAtg ACTTGCTATCTGAGTtgtctagaagagagaaagaagcaaAGATTAAACCTGATGTTGATATTGATGTTTACATGAAG GCAACTGCAACCGGAGGACAAGAAGCAAGCTTGGTAACAGATTATGTACTAAAG ATTTTGGGTTTGGATATTTGTGCCGATACAATTGTAGGGAACGAGATGTTGCGCGGTATATCGGGAGGACAACGAAAACGAGTTACGACAGGAGAAATGCTAGTTGGACCAACAAATGCTCTGTTTATGGATGAAATCTCAACTGGTTTAGATAGTTCCACaacttttcagattgtgaatTCTTTAAAGCAATATGTTCACATTCTTAACGGAACTGCGTTGATCTCGTTGCTACAACCGGCACCGGAGACTTACGAACTTTTTGATGACATTGTTTTGATCTCTGATGGTGAAATTGTGTACCAAGGACCCCGTGAACATGTTCTTGATTTTTTTGAGTATGTGGGTTTCAAGTGCCCTGAGAGGAAAGCTGTTGCTGATTTCCTTCAAGAA GTAACTTCTAAAAAGGATCAAGAGCAATATTGGGCACGCAAAGATCAACCTTACAGATTCATAACCGTTACTGAATTCGTAGAAGCGTTTCAGTCGTTCCACGTGGGCAGAAGAATGGGGGATGAGCTTGCAACTCCATTTGACAAGTCTTTGAATCACCCAGCTGCATTGACAACTAACAAGTATGGCATCAGCAAGAAGGAGTTGTTAAAGGCTAATTTTTCAAGAGAATATTTGCTTATGAAAAGGAACTCTTTTGTTTACATCTTCAAGTTATTCCAG CTTACTCTGATTGCCATAATTGAAATGACACTGTTCCTAAGAACTAAGATGCATCGAGAATCAGTTATTGATGGAATGGTTTATTCCGGTGCTCTGTTTTTCTCAGTAGTAATGGTTATGTTCAATGGAATGGCTGAGATTTCAATGACCATTGCAAAGCTTCCTGTGTACTACAAGCAAAGGGATCATCTATTCTATCCTTCATGGGCATATGCTATACCTAATTGGATCCTTAAGATCCCAATTTCACTTTTGGAAGTTGCTGATTGGATAATTCTCACATATTATGTCATTGGATATGATCCAAATATTTGGAG ATTCTTGAAGCAATACCTGGTGTTATTTCTGGCAAGCCAAATGGCTTCTAGTTTATTCCGAGCAATCGCCGCAATAGGCAGGAATCTAATCGTCGCTAACACATTTGGATCATTTGCACTTCTTGCTGTTTTTGTATTGGGCGGCTTTGTTCTTTCAAGAA AGGACATCAATGACGGGTGGATTTGGGGTTTTTGGATTTCACCAATGATGTATGCTCAAAATGCTATAGTGGTTAATGAATTCCTTGGAAATAGTTGGAACAAG TTCACCCCTAACTCAAACAAGACCCTTGGAGTTCAATCACTAGAGGCTCGTGGATTCTTCACAAAAGCTTATTGGTATTGGATTGGAGTTGGGGCATTAATTGGATTTGCATTCATTTTCAACATTGTATACACCCTGGCTCTTACATATCTCAATT CATTTGAGAAGcaacaagcaacaataattgatgAGCCTGAAGGCAAAACAAGTAATGGCATAGCTCAAGAAGTTCAATTACCACGCATAG AAAGTTCAACAAGAGTTAGTGCTTCAAGCAAAAGCAGCAATAATGGGAAGAAAAAAGGCATGGTTCTTCCTTTTGAGCCACATTCTATTACCTTTGACCAGGTTGTATACTCCGTTGATATGCCTCAG GAAATGAAGAATCAAGGTGTGGTAGAAGATAGGTTAGTGCTTCTTAAAGGTGTTAGTGGTGCATTTAGGCCTGGTGTTCTCACAGCTTTGATGGGTGTAAGTGGAGCCGGAAAAACTACTTTGATGGATGTTCTCGCCGGTCGGAAAACCGGTGGATATATCGACGGAAGCATAAAAATTTCAGGATACCCTAAGAAGCAAGAAACATTTGCTAGAATTTCGGGTTATTGTGAGCAAACTGATATCCACTCTCCTCATGTTACTGTCTATGAATCCTTACTCTACTCAGCATGGCTTCGTTTACCCATCGAAGTTGATTCCGATACAAGAAAG ATGTTTATTGAGGAAGTCATGGAGCTTGTGGAGTTGAACTTGTTGAGGAACTCACTAGTTGGATTGGCTGGAGTAAATGGACTCTCAACTGAACAACGCAAGAGATTAACTATAGCGGTTGAATTAGTGGCTAATCCATCCATAATTTTCATGGATGAGCCCACTTCCGGTTTAGATGCTAGAGCCGCCGCCATCGTTATGAGGACAGTCAGGAATACAGTTGACACCGGAAGAACAGTTGTTTGCACCATCCATCAACCAAGCATCGACATATTTGAAGCTTTCGATGag TTATTCCTATTAAAGCGTGGAGGACAAGAAATCTATGCTGGACCGTTGGGTCGTCATTCAAGTCAATTGATCAAGTATTTTGAG AGCATTGATGGTGTTAGTAAAATCAAAGATGGTTATAACCCAGCAACTTGGATGTTAGAAGTTACAACTCCAGCACAAGAGCTAAATCTAGGTGTTGATTTTCATGAGAGATACAGAAATTCTGATTTGTACAG GAGGAATAAGAACCTCATAGCAGAATTGGGAAACCCTGCCCCTGCTTCAAAGGATCTATATTTTCAAACTCAATATTCGCAACCGTTTCTGGTTCAATGCCTAGCTTGCTTATGGAAACAACATTGGTCGTATTGGCGCAATCCGCCGTACACGGCGGTTCGGTTTTTTACCACCATGTTCATATCCTTGATCTTTGGGACAATATTTTGGAATCTCGGAGACAAATA TTCAAGCAGCCAAGATCTTTCGAATGCCATGGGTTCAATGTATGTTGCTGTTTTGTTcataggaattcagaattcagCTTCTGTACAACCAGTGGTAGCAATTGAAAGAACTGTCTTTTATAGAGAAAGAGCTGCTGGAATGTATTCTGCTTTACCTTATGCAATTGCACAG GTTATGATAGAGCTACCTTATATTTTTGCCCAAGCTATAACATATGGTGTGATAGTTTATGCCATGATTGGATTCGAGTGGAATGTGAAGAAATTCTTttggtatttattttttatgtatttcacATTTTGCTACTTCACCTTCTATGGAATGATGGCTGTGGCAGCAACACCAAATCACCATATTGGTTCCATTGTGGCTGCTGCTTTTTATGGAATTTGGAACATCTTTTCAGGATTTGTCATTCCTCATACA agGATGCCAGTGTGGTGGAAGTGGTACTATTGGGTATGTCCTGTGTCATGGACCTTATATGGATTGGTTGCATCACAATTTGGAGACATAACTCATGTAATGGAATCAGAACATGTTTCAGTGCAAGACTTCATAAGAAGTTATTATGGCTTCAAGCATGATTTTATAGGAGTTTGTGCAATTATGGTTTCTGGATTTGCAGTCTTATTTGCACTCATTTTTTCTGTTGCAATCAAGCTCTTTAACTTTCAAAAacgatag